The genomic region CCAAAGACCTAGCACATCTAAACTCCACCGAGGATTCCATTTTAGGAAAAACTACGATTGTAGGAAAGGGGAAACTTCGAATTCTACCAGAAGATTATAAAGGGATCGTAATTACCTCTGACATCGACCAAACCTATCTGGCAACAGACATCCATTCAGGAAAAGGAAAGTTCACTGCCCTCTTCGAAACACCAAACCAAAAACAGGCGCTTCCTGGAATGCCAGAACTGTATCGAGAACTAAGAGTTTCCCTTTCCAATGCCCCACTCGCTTTTATCTCAGCAAGTCCTCATTTTTTTCGTAGAACAATGCTTGCGACTATCGCCAAAGATGGAATTCAAATTGAATCCTTACATTTAAAATATCTAGAAGGAACCATCAAAGGTGTTTTTGATAAAGTTCTTGGAACTATATTTAATCCGATCGAGTTTTTACAAAACGGTTTTAAACCTGCTTGGTCTCGTACAAAAAAATTCCTCGGTGCTTCCTACCAAAGTCTTTTTGACCAAATGTCCTATAAACTTTCCATCCTACTTTATGATAGAATTTATCTCCCCACGGAAACCAAAGAAATTTTACTCGGTGACAATACAGAATCTGATTATATGATTTTTACTCTATATCAAGTCATTTGTTTGGGAAAACTGACTGGGGATGAATTAGAAGAGTATTTGTACAAACTGAACTTCCTGGGACGTGATGCTATCACGAGAGATGCCGCCAAAAAAATCAGATTGTTTGCAGAGGAAATTCATAGAATTCATGGGCATACCAATCCAGTGGCATTGAGCCTGATCAATCGAACAAATCACGGCCCAAACGAAACCGAAATGCGCGAGAAAGTTAAGGACGCACTTCCCCCGGGGAAGTATGAGTCGCTATTTGCAACCAAACAAGCATTTTACGGAACAGAAGGTGCGCTGGGAATGGGGATTATTTTAGAATCCGAAAAATATGTTTCTATCGAACAAATTCTAACGGTTGTGGCGGGAATGATTGGGAAGGTTTTGGAAGGAAAACTGGTGGATGAAGTATTCTTATTGAAATTATTAGAGGAATTAACTTTGCCAAATTCGGCAGAAGGAACCAGGCAAAAACTAAAAGATGGTTTAGTTTCTGCCTTTAGGTCTTAGAACTTTTGAAATTTTGAATCATGATCACTATAAATCTAAAACAGAATTTCTACAAAAAGCAGTATCTATCGACTTAGCTTTTTTGATTTAGTTTTAGTTGTCATTCCTTCTGTGAATTCCACCACATAGAGCGGACGACCCTTTGATTCTTCAAAAATGCGAGCTACATATTCTCCTAAGATTCCAATGGATATGAGAATAGAACCACCAATCAAACAAATCAAGGTAACGATCGTGGCCCAGCCTGGGTTATAAACAATAGGCATTTCTAAAATAAAATGTTGGAAGGCACGAAAGAGTGCGTAAACACCAACAGCAAAACCAATCACCGCAACAACAATCCCAAGCCCCAAACTAAATCGAAGTGGGAGCGGAGAAAAGGAAACCGCAGCATTCATTGCAAGTTTTAACATCTTTTGCAAAGGGTATTTTGTTTCACCAGCAACACGTGCATCACGATTATAATACACAGGAGCTTGCGGAAAACCAATCCAAGCATTCATTCCACGAAGGAAACGATGGTTTTCGCGAAGACCATTTAATGCGTCCAAACAACGTCTAGAAATGAGTCGAAAATCCCCCGAATCTAGCGGCAAGTCCTTATGGACTAAAATTTTCATCAGTCGATAAAATGCCCAAGCAGTGATTTTTTTAAAAACAGACTCACCGGACCTGGCCAATCTTTGGCCATACACAACATCATACCCTTCTTCATATTTTTTCAACATTTCCAAAATGATTTCAGGAGGGTCCTGCAAATCAGCATCCATCACAACCACCGCATCCCCACGTGCATGGTCCATTCCTGCAGTGACTGCAATTTGATGTCCAAAATTTCTAGCAAGAGAGATCACACGAACATTTGGATCCTCTTTCGCCCATTGCAGAAGTCCCACGATAGTCGTATCAGAACTACCATCATTGATTAAAATGATTTCTGTTTTTATCTGAAACTTCGGAATGATTTCCTTTAATCGTTTTTTTAATATATCTAAAACTTCTTCTTCATTATAACAAGGAATGATGAGAGAAAGAAGATTTGGTTTTTTTCTTGGGAAAAGATGATAATGCATATTTTAAATTAAATTACTGCGTAGAAAGAATTTAGCACTCCAGAGAAATGAAAAGAAATCCTTTAGGAAAGGCCACTACAATTTGCTTCCAAAAACTATTTTCAGAAGCAAACTTTGGCTTGAAGAGATTAATTTTTCTGAATCTTCACCAATGAATTGAGATATTGAATTTGGTTTCCGTCTCGAACTAAATCGCGGACTTCAGAATCAAGAGTTTCAAATTTAAGGACGGTATAAGACTTAAGGGCCTCTGGACTGCAATGATAGGTACGAGGGACTAAAAATAACCAAGGTTCCGTCAAACAAACTTTTTTACCTTGGCGATTTAACTCAGCAGCAACCCCTAAAACCAAATTCCCTTGCGGAAAATCTTTTGGATTCGAATCCCAATGCAAAACAAATTTATCATCTAAATTCTGAACTGCACTTACCCATTCCTTTACAAATAAATTTCTTTCTCGAAGAGGTTCTTTCCCATACAACAAAATAACAAATGCGATGAGTAACATAACCCAAACCACTTGTTTCGGTTTCCAATCTGCTTCCCAATTTTTATGAAAAAAAACAAGAAACAAAAGAAAAACTTGGACCGCAATGACTGAATCAAAATGCCAGAA from Leptospira brenneri harbors:
- a CDS encoding phosphatase domain-containing protein, which produces MSQEPNTTQPIITDIKRIAVCGGSLGRERRSYVRGQVVDVGITDLMKAEGLWDLVTGLFIGEETKITPFLDFSLAPVRKPVLKLEVYDAKGNKIYTSGKIKADEDGFFSCEIRDKLPIGFHDFQVVLEGLDSFRQYSKDLAHLNSTEDSILGKTTIVGKGKLRILPEDYKGIVITSDIDQTYLATDIHSGKGKFTALFETPNQKQALPGMPELYRELRVSLSNAPLAFISASPHFFRRTMLATIAKDGIQIESLHLKYLEGTIKGVFDKVLGTIFNPIEFLQNGFKPAWSRTKKFLGASYQSLFDQMSYKLSILLYDRIYLPTETKEILLGDNTESDYMIFTLYQVICLGKLTGDELEEYLYKLNFLGRDAITRDAAKKIRLFAEEIHRIHGHTNPVALSLINRTNHGPNETEMREKVKDALPPGKYESLFATKQAFYGTEGALGMGIILESEKYVSIEQILTVVAGMIGKVLEGKLVDEVFLLKLLEELTLPNSAEGTRQKLKDGLVSAFRS
- a CDS encoding glycosyltransferase family 2 protein, which encodes MHYHLFPRKKPNLLSLIIPCYNEEEVLDILKKRLKEIIPKFQIKTEIILINDGSSDTTIVGLLQWAKEDPNVRVISLARNFGHQIAVTAGMDHARGDAVVVMDADLQDPPEIILEMLKKYEEGYDVVYGQRLARSGESVFKKITAWAFYRLMKILVHKDLPLDSGDFRLISRRCLDALNGLRENHRFLRGMNAWIGFPQAPVYYNRDARVAGETKYPLQKMLKLAMNAAVSFSPLPLRFSLGLGIVVAVIGFAVGVYALFRAFQHFILEMPIVYNPGWATIVTLICLIGGSILISIGILGEYVARIFEESKGRPLYVVEFTEGMTTKTKSKKLSR